Genomic segment of Panicum virgatum strain AP13 chromosome 9N, P.virgatum_v5, whole genome shotgun sequence:
GAATATCATATTTCAAAAGATCTGCGAATTAAGTGTTAAACTACGTGAGGCGTGTGAATTGAATGTCAAATATGAAAATTTCTCCGACCAATTGGTACCGGGCGGGGACCGGTACTAACGGGGGATTttcgcccggtactaatgtcaAGTTTTCTAGCAGTGTGCATGTCGAAGAACTCCCTTCGAACAATACTAGAATCACAAATTAATACTAAGTATATACCAAAATATCCTTTATTTTTTGTGAGTGTATGAgatattagttattttttcgagaatttttcaaaaattactTTATCTTTTGTTATAGATAGATTAAAGTTAGTATTTTTATGAAACAAATTTCAAATTCTATATTATAGATAGATTAAAGTTAATAATTTTTATGGAACAAATTTCAAATTCTATAGTTACAATTATTTTGGAACGGGGAGCACGTGCTCCACTCGCGTGAGGCCGTGAGCCAAGTTGTTCCCAATATTAAATGCGCCGATTTACTCTACGACCGGCCACACGTGCTCTTCGAGTGACAGGATGAAAATTTGTAGTTTAGGTGCATATAATCTTGAGAGATTCAGGTAGGCGTTCTCTTTAGCAAATACTTTGGTCTTCTCTATCATATTAGCGATACATTCGTTTTCGGCTGACACGGCAAGAAAAACTAGTATTAGTACTGCAACCGGTACTTATGCGTGCCACCtaggaaaaatgagaaaaaaataaactCTTATGagacatgcaaatttttcaaACGCAAATGCATGCGCATTCATAAGGATTCAAACCCACAATTTTAACCTCGTCTATAGCTTCCTTACCATCACACTGTACCCATGCAACTAATGGGAGATATTTTATCTTTAAAGTAACCTGTGAAGAACACCAGACTAAGACACCAATCGGTACTAAATATCAttctttagtaccggttgctatTTTGATAAGCCCTCGGCCGACGTCGCATTGTTCTGGTAAGCTGGTCCGTAAACTCATCAAAATGAACTTTTATGATTTTATCTAACCAACGGGTTTACTTCTTTGCTTATTTGGCAACCACCGTGGACAAATCAAGAAATTGGATTGGATCAATTTAAGCACAAATTTTGTCATAAAAGATTGACATTcagattttcatttttttaggtCCCAAGCAAGGCCCTGTTCGTTTTAACTTACAATTGGATTAGTAACAAAAGCATAAAATTAATATGATTCTCATGCATGCACCCGAATACGGTAATCAGAATTTCAAATCCACAAGACATCCGAGTATCGTGAACCGTTAATTGGATGCAAGATCCAACAGCTACCATAGTCCTGGTTTCTCTCAGTTTTAAACATCAGCAACCTTAACTGTTGCAAAAGTTACTTACTATTACAACGACCGCCTCTTACCGCGAGGACGAGGTGgatgatggaaccggccgtgacGTTGCTCTCCCGCACGGTCTTGCCGTCGGCGAGCTGCTTGCCGCCGAAGATGAGCCGCTGCTGCTCGGGCGGGATGCCCTCCTGCTCCTCGACGCGCTCCTTGATCCTGCCCACGGGGTCCGTGGGCTCCACGTCCACGTCGATCTCCCTGCCCGTGAGCATCTTTACCTTGATCTTCCGGCTCCGGGCGACCTCCACGTCGTCGTCCACCGCCATGTCCGCCACGggctcgccgtcgacgtcgaTCGCATTGAGCCTCTCGGCGAGCGCGTCGACCTCTGGCGCCCCCTTCCGCTCGCCGTAGCCGGCCAGCTGCCTGCCGCCGTAGAACGCCGGCTCGCCGACCCTGCCACGCATCTGGGCCATGGCCACGACGCTAGTTAGTCGctcacgacgacggcggcggacgATCGGCTCCTCTCAGACGGCTTGGCTGGCAAGTAGCTGCGTGTCACCGAGAACAAGAACTCTTCTTTCTCCAGGTTTGTTTGTTCCTGCAGCCTGGGGTTGGGCCAGGCAGGATGGATTTATGGTCAAGATGGGAATGGGCCGACCCGGCCCTGGCCTGGGACCCGGCCCCATGGCCTCGAGTCCAATTCTAGGGGTTATGGGTCGACCTATTTCCCTTAGGTGTTATGGCTTTGATGATCCATTGGGTATTATGGGCCGAcccaaatatttttctataatctTAAACCATGAATACTATGAACACTTTTAGAAAAGATAAAATTCAAGATTAACATATATCACAATAATATGTTAAGATTGTTAGCAATGCATCAAATTAAACATATTTACTAGCGGTTCATGATTTTAATTCTATCCAGTTTCACTTCCAACGCATGATAATCCTCACTATATTTTGAAGTATATAGAATCTAACAACTAATGACCAGTTGTATTTATtcaaaagaatgaagaaaaccaataaataaaataaaaatttattaaTAAGATAAGTGGGTCGACCCAAAATACCCATCGGGTCAATAGGTACCGGCCCTATTGACCCATTTTGAAATTTAGGATCGGTCCCTATAACCCATCGATTCTGTTTTTATGGGTCGGGTCAACTAACCAATTGTTCGATCCGACCCATTTCCATCCATAATTTATGGAAGGTGTGGATCATCGAGTCGGGATCGGACTGGACTCCGGTTCCGCCAAGCTCCTCGTACGGACTATGTCATCCGGGCCTGTTTGGTGGAGCGAGCGCGAAAAGGAGATGATCGCTGCCGGCCCGGAGCTGGATGGGCCGAAAACACACGGCTTGGGCAATGCTGCCGAGCTGAATTTCGCTGACCCTCTTAAAAAAAGTTGAACTTCGCTGACCAAGAGCCTAAATATGAATAGGGATGGTAACAAATTGGGTAAGGTATGGGTAGAGAAAATATTTGTCTGCGATAATATCCGAAACTATAAGGCATATCCGTAACTGCAAAGTCTAACGGATAAAATTTTATACCCGTACCAATACCCGTCGGGTACGGGTCGGGTTTCAGGTACCCATCGAGTATTTTAATAATAGTTTAAATAACCAATCATTTGGTCGTATTGCCGGACATATTTATAATTTATCATCCATCAAAGCGAACTCAAAGCATTATTAGAACTAAAAGGATCATTTTGcaccatttttttcttcttattttcaaCATCTAATCTATTTTGTAGTTGTATGTAAGTACGTGCGTTCAATTCTAGTCATgtattttatctaaaaaaatgtaACAATGATCATACGCTTCACTACAAATAATAAGTAAAAATGTCAATATCATTTTCCCATCTATTAGCTCACACAATCTTACTATCCATCTATTTAGTTCATATAATCACAAGAAAATGAGATATAAAATTTGTGAATAATATAAATTTactaaattattatttatttcgGGTAGCCGCGGGTAAAAATTTTTACCTATGCTTTACCCGCGAGTGAAATTTTATATCCATACCCATACCTGCGATTAAAATTTCATACACATACCCTCAACCGTCGTGTACCCGCACCCGTCGGTAAAATTACCATCCCTAAATACGATTAATCAAGTTAATTGATTTTTTATACATATAATAAACCGAAAAAAATACGATACAAATCCCCTAAAATAATGCAACTTTTCTCCACTACCACAAGTATACATGCTAGCGGCGTTGGCCAAACACAGCCTAGTCATTGGCATTGGGCCCCACGCAAGCCTTGGCCTCTGGGCTCCACAGCCACTGCACCAGGAACTTCCTCCCGTTCCTGCCGTTGAGATTCCAGCTCCTCCCCTGCGCGTCCACCGCCACCCTCCCggcgtagccgccgccgccgcccgtcccgTACACCCCCTCGCAGAGGTCGGCGATCTCGGTGGGCGCGGTGGGGTCCTCCCCTGCGTACCAGGCGTTGACGAGCGGGTTGGTGGCGAGCTCGGCCAGCTCGTGCGCGATGACGCTGACCATGCCGTCGACGCCGGCATCGCCGTTGGGGGGCCGCAGCGCCGCCATGCCGCCCCGGGACATGTAGGACGGCAGCGCAAACGGGTACGCGCAGACCTCGGCGCAGCGGCCGCCGCTGTGGCCGACCCAGGCGTAGGGGAGCGTGTGCCCCACGAGCGAGGGGAAGGTGAAGTAGTGGAAGCCGCAGACGGCGCGGCAGAAGTCCTGGACGCCGACGCCGGGCGCCGTGAGGACGAggtacgcgccgccgcgggcgtcgGCGGGGAGCCggcccgcggcgacggcggaggcgagcACCCGCTGGATGTCGAGGCGGGAGAGCGCGCGGCCGAGCGAGGCGGACGCGTCGGCGGCCTCGGCCGCGAGCGCGACGCGGCGGGTGACGTTGGCGAGGGTCTGGTCGGCGTAGAGCGCGGCGGTGGCCCACCAGGCGGcgacggagggcggcggcggggacgggtcggagagggagaggaggaagtCGCGGAGCGGGGCCTGGTGCGCGGGGTCCCAGCGGCCGTACCAGAGCACGTagaggcggagcggcgcggcggagaggaCGGGGCCCATGTGGTAGCGGAGGTCCACCAGGTCGGAGCTGCCCTCGTACCGCTTGGACGCGCCGAGGAGCGGGTCGCCGCCGTGAGGGTATGGCGTGGCCGCCATCGCCGTGTGGAGAAGGAAGCCAGGGATCAGcaagaggacggcggcggcgtgcgccatCTCGTCGGCCTGTTGGAGCGCGCGCGGTGGTCGTGCTCGCTGTGCGACTGTGACTGTGCAGGGAGGGGACTAGCGGTGGGCGGGTATTAAAAAAGGACGGAGGGCTAGCGGTGGCGGGAGGCAGGGTGGGCTGGCAACTGGCACCGATGGGATTGGAGAGGTGGGAGCTGGAGCCAGCTGCATGCATGCAATGCCGCTGTTGCTATGAGAGTGAGGCCGGCGCATGGACGCCTGAGATTTTTTGTGGAGTCATGGCCGTGGCATGCCTGAATGAACGAACAATGGCCCGCAGCCGCAGGCTGCCGAGATACGCCTGCGCGAATTCCCTATTGCATATTCGAACGAGAGCTCCCAcgaacaaattaaaacttggcGAAATTTTGAATTGTTTCTAAACAAGTTGGGCTGCTTCCGTTGGCTGAAGGGGAcgctgaagaagaagaatgtcTTGTGCGCGCACCTTGTTTAGTGAACCGGGTCCATCTGTGCCGCGTGAACAGCTGCCGCAACAGGGTGATCGCCACTGTCCGGGAAAGCGACGACGACGGAGAGGGGGGCGCGCGCGTCCTCTCGCTCGCTCTGCCCCGAGTCCGAtccaggctgtgtttagttccctcaAAAACCccacaaaaacatcacatctccatcacatctccatcacatcgaaacattaaatgtagcaaatgacccatgtatggagtactaaatgtaggtaaataaaaaaactaattgcatagttttgatgtacgttgcgagacgaatcttttgagtctagttaggtcatgataggacaatatttaccacaaacaaacgaaacgtgctacagtgcGCTACAGTGTGTGATGTGACTTTTCGTATCCCTTTTCAcaacatctaaacacagccccagTCCAGTGTCCAGAGGTGCGGGACAGCGGCCGGCAGGGGTCCGTACGTACCCACCCTTGCTGGGCATGGACCACGCCCACCCAGGGTTTACCTTcccgaccggtccggccaaaccggaggagtccggtttggccggaaactgGTCGGAactggtcaaattcaaatttgaattcaaaagccgCCGTGCAATCGgttcggaccggtataccggccggtttgactggtatccggccaaattcaatttttttcttttttttttaaaattcaaatgcccgcaaagtatactaaataaatatttgtataatatgtattagtctaaatgaaccctctaatcttttttttactacttttacattgtatttgtatacttttgtatgcatgtttttttgttCAACTTCAAAtctccgcaaactatactaaatgaatgaatttttgagaaaatttgacaccattaaattcgtcgcaccttaaagtatttttagaaattttttaattttttttcatttttgaatttaaatttgaattttgaatttgagccgGTTTGATACTAattcaaaccggaccggttcctaccggtttggtgaaccctgcacCCACCACGGAGGTAGTTGGCTGCGTTCATTGCTCCGCTCCGGACGATTGCGCTGCGGCACAGgggatcctcctcctcccgtgTCGCGCAGGGGCGCTAGATATTTGCCATGTTGCTCCGTGGTGGTCTGTGCAACCGCGTCTCGTTTTGTTCCAACTCGTCTCGTGTTCCAACAATCCCGTTGCCGAGACCGCGCCGGTCACGACTCACGACGGGGTTTCTATTCATCGCATCCGCGATTTTTGCGGCTCCCATCGCAGAAGTGCTCCTCCCCCACCTCCCGTGCCTTCTCCGGCTCCGGCGCTactccgccgccctccaccactgctcccgccgccctccgccgctcccgcctcctccgtcgccgctcccgccgcatccacctctgccgccgctccgccgcctccgccgccgctcctctgcttCCCCGGCTCTGGCGTTGCTCTCGCCGCCCTCCACAACTGCTCCCGCCGCTGCTTCCCGACCTCCCCGGCTCTagcgccgctcccgccgccctcACGACcgctccggccgcctccgccgctcccgcctcctccgccgccgctcgcgctgcctccacctccgccgccgcttctgCGACGTGATGCTCAGAAATCGcgcgcgcgcgatgaatagatCTCCCCGTCACGACGGCCTCGATGCCGGCCGGTGGAGCTAGGACGAACCCGGGTCGGTTTGTAACAACTGCCGACTCCTATCGTCGCTACTCGCTAGCAAACCGCTGAAGCCAGCCATGTGTATATGTATATAACCGGCTGTTTTGCCCGCACTTTGTTGTGCGTTCTATTTTCTGTTTTGGCTCTGACTGTCGCCACCTCTTTCTTCTTCAAAAGGTGTCAAGGTGTGCACCTGCGATCGGCAAGAACGTGATGGCCGATCAAGATCCCATGTATTCTCACATCTCTCTCAATCTAGTCTTCACCCTTTTCTAATGCCTCTTATTTTTTTGATGGAATTTCTATTGCCGTTTTTATATCCAGGTCTGGTGATGACGGCAGTGGAAATGAAGATTGTCTATTTGATGACCCTTTCCTAGAGGATGGGTTTGGTAACTTAACAGAATGGAGGTTGAGCGATCTTAAGAAAGACTTCTTGAAGCACCTAGAGGATGAATCAAGTAGGGCAAGGACAAGAGAAAGGAAACATCCAAAAGAACAGAAGATGAAGCTGCACAATGATCTTATGGAACAATACATGCAGTCAGCCCTAAAGAAATACAACACTGAAGAAAGCATCGATGGGGTTTGTGACCTTTTCTATGTCTTTAATACTAAATTTtcgtttttaaaaaattaatatgCTAACGTGACATAATTTCAGGATTCGGGTTTTGAGTTTGTGAAAGCAATAAAAGAGAGCTTCATTGTTGAAGGAGCGGTCAATTTTTATCGGCATTTTAACTTCACAGCCATGCAAGGCAGCACAATTCACTTATTTTTCGCTGAAGTTATCCCAGATGGAGAGAGTTGTGATGTGTCTTGTTGCAGGCTTCTACAAGATAATGACAATGGTATGATTTGGTTCCAATAGTTATACTCTGATTTTTGCACAATTCTATACCGTAATGAAGCTTTGATCTGTCATCTGTGTGATGAATCTATTTGTTAGTGGAATAAACAACTTTCCAAATGTATGCTTTTATTTGACTTTGTAGTGCTAAATGCTTGAAAATATAAATGGTTGTATACTTGAGTAAGAATAATAGGGACGAGAGCAGAGTTGATATATGTTGTAGCTTCCATGCATGGTGGATCGATGTAACTTGAGATGCATGCATCCATTGTGCTGAGTTGGAACTTAGTAGGGGATTGTGTTGTGgcagttgattttttttttttaccaccCAGGCAATGCTGCAGCATTGTTGTTTTGCGAATGACTATTCACTACTTTTTTTTAAGCCAAAGGACATGTTTAGTAGTTTGTGCACTCCATAGCCGTCTAATGTATTGGTATAAATTTCTTCCTTActgttttgtttagttcttgtgtACTGCCTCTGTTTTCAAATATACATCTAGTGCAAGCTAGCTAGTGGTTTTGACTATTTTGCAGGAAGATGCCTTGGTTGTAAAAATCAAGGTGACCCTGACTTACGGCATCCTGCTTCCGACAATGTCTATGCTGGAGGACATGAGGATAGCGCATTCCCATTTCTTATTGACAGTGATAGTGAGGTACTGCCTATTCAATAAATATTTTGTACCTCCAGTTATTTTGCCGTGTTCTCCCATCTTGAATAACTGATGCTTCGAAATATGAGAATACATTAGAGCACATGTCAACTAATGTACACCACTTCTAAATATTTAGATGATATTGACCATATACCTCTATAAGAGTATAGTATTTCTCAATTTAGGacactagtctatcaactcgtgctccccgatgggctaattagaattaatataagaataaagtcaataattataattatatcTCACGCCCTTtgtcatctattaaatattctaacacatactctaaaatatacaTTTATCTTTATCTAGTTACaataattttattttgcatcacatctccatatgtattcaatatatatagctgaactatttgtttgtgaattggtattcttatttcttccatcatacatgaatatatagtgacatatatcgtgggtagtatttttatataaataatatattaataatgatagaaatagtaatttagaattttatatattggtgcactttaatattttattat
This window contains:
- the LOC120693099 gene encoding protein EXORDIUM-like 5 codes for the protein MAHAAAVLLLIPGFLLHTAMAATPYPHGGDPLLGASKRYEGSSDLVDLRYHMGPVLSAAPLRLYVLWYGRWDPAHQAPLRDFLLSLSDPSPPPPSVAAWWATAALYADQTLANVTRRVALAAEAADASASLGRALSRLDIQRVLASAVAAGRLPADARGGAYLVLTAPGVGVQDFCRAVCGFHYFTFPSLVGHTLPYAWVGHSGGRCAEVCAYPFALPSYMSRGGMAALRPPNGDAGVDGMVSVIAHELAELATNPLVNAWYAGEDPTAPTEIADLCEGVYGTGGGGGYAGRVAVDAQGRSWNLNGRNGRKFLVQWLWSPEAKACVGPNAND
- the LOC120692136 gene encoding uncharacterized protein LOC120692136, which translates into the protein MADQDPMSGDDGSGNEDCLFDDPFLEDGFGNLTEWRLSDLKKDFLKHLEDESSRARTRERKHPKEQKMKLHNDLMEQYMQSALKKYNTEESIDGDSGFEFVKAIKESFIVEGAVNFYRHFNFTAMQGSTIHLFFAEVIPDGESCDVSCCRLLQDNDNGRCLGCKNQGDPDLRHPASDNVYAGGHEDSAFPFLIDSDSEDDGD
- the LOC120689136 gene encoding NEDD8-like; its protein translation is MAQMRGRVGEPAFYGGRQLAGYGERKGAPEVDALAERLNAIDVDGEPVADMAVDDDVEVARSRKIKVKMLTGREIDVDVEPTDPVGRIKERVEEQEGIPPEQQRLIFGGKQLADGKTVRESNVTAGSIIHLVLAVRGGRCNSK